In Styela clava chromosome 10, kaStyClav1.hap1.2, whole genome shotgun sequence, the sequence gatttttctgcaaaataaacCTATTTAGAACATTCCAAATCAAAATTGCACTCAAAGAATGGAATACCAAAACACATACCAAATGCTTTTCTTGGTTCAACAAGAGTCATTGTCAATGTTGCACCAAGTGGAATATCTTTTAATGCTTTAGCAACTTCAAAATGCCGACAACCGATCAAAGATTTATCATCGATCGCTTCAATATGATCTCCAACACATAATGTCCTACAGGAGTCAGCAATGGTTTCTTCCtagatagaaaaataaattcaatgaaaGCAAAAAATGTGGTAATAATGGCCAACTCAAGTCTTCGAAAACAAAACGACTCGACTCAAACTTTACACTCAAGAGATACGAGAACAAAAAAATCacagaataggatttacatatttatccagagggAGAGAAAAACCGATAAGATggccatatggcgaaccacggcctcttgttcggttaccggtccatgtcgaatatgggattagttagttatttgttttcggaagcatggacttgatggtggaggaagccgtaaccagcCAGCGGTTACATGATCCACCCTAGTGcggcgaggaatccagcaatccagCAATCCAATCAACACTGAAATTAAGTTTGGTTCAaaaatgtatatgacatatttGATGGCTCAGAATTGAATGTAATAGAAGGGGAAAAAATAATCATCTATTAGCCTTCGTTTTCAAACTTGCTTGAGATATGCAGAAATGACCCTGTACTACACGTCTACACCTGTATTACAAGTTACAACCCCTTATAAAACAATACAATACAGTAACAAGTAAGAACAATGTTGGTTCTAGAAGTAGGGATTGAGAAAGAGACTTCAAATATGCAATACCAgtcgaataaaaaaatattaaactcctgaagaatattattgaaaaattttcataatcaaattttttgaaaaatatgatgtcaaataaaaaacattactaGGAATACAGAAATACTCGTACCATGAATTCACattctaatttattttattgctgtCACAAATCACAATTATGAATGAATTTTCAACCTAAGAGacaaaatgttcaaaataaCTACCCGCATATGACATAATCAttccaaaatatgaaaatattgattaatataCCATaactctaaaaataaaaatttctagtaaaattgattttaaacaGAAGGTGTTCACTTATTCACTTGTATACCATGGATGTACTGTATAATAGATAATCACAAGATGTTTTTCAAGAACATTTCATTTAAATCAATTCTggtgaaaattttttgaatgtGGCCTCATACATAGGCCTACTTGTATACTAACATTCGTCCTAATCTGTAGGACTACCTATTATGGCAAGTCCGAGTGTAAAAATCTGATGATTGATTCAAAGAATACTAATGTGTATATGTCATAGATACTCAGCCCCTGGCACCGCCCAAAAACTCGCGAATGTAAATTTGAACAACGAAATTAACAATATATGACATACATAACACTGAATATGTAGTATAATAGCATGGGCAAATGATAAAGTGGTTTATAGTATGGCCCTTGCTCGTTATGAGACTgatttatctgaaaaaaaaattctagctTAAACAAACACTGTGAGTAAATATCATGTCAGGAAAACGGTTTCGAAATAGTTGTCCAAATCGGAAATATATAAAACTCAAGTATTTGATGATATAGGTTAGTTATTACATGATAAATAATGGATATAGATAGGAAAAGTCCAATACTCATACTTATAGTGCAGAattacaattattaaaaataaccaTTCCATGCATAATTATGACTCCTATGAGTAAAAATTGCATAATTATGAATGAAAATTCATGCAAGcttgatttttaaaaaatttcgaatatttagaaataaattttcagtaaaaattttaagacaattcaattttattgaagACTACATAAATTAAGAAACTAATGATAGTGAATCGTGAACATCCAAAGCATGTATGAGTTAATAAAAATATGCCTTCTTCACATGATTGAAATTACTTTGCTTTTTATTAAGGAAAAGTGCCATTCTTTCAAATGAAATTGACATCAAACCATAAGTCTACAAATTACAATGcacaataaatatacaaaatttatataacAAATAGACATCCTCAAATACTTTATGTAACTTTTGAacgtaattataaaaataagtaGAAATTTCGTCATAATTATATTCCATACAACAAACAAAAGGATTGGCTGAATGATATTCAGTACAATCAATCATTCATGTAATGTCAACCAGAATATGGCGGTGACTTCACACAGGTGTGCACTGATTACATAATTAATTTTGTGAAAACTGttttcagaatttattttaCAGTGAATCAAACATAATCATACATGGTAGTAGCTTTTTTGAAGTGTTTTAGATTTGGATATGAAAATTAATCTGTATTGAgtgttgaaaaattataatttatatatttatattctaaaaGAGTAATGGAATCTAATGTACTGTATATCTTCACATAATTATAAGCTGGGTTAGAACTTCGAAAAAGTTGCCAAATTAGGGGGTCTGCTTATATGCGCCTATCTCTGATTGCACTAAAAATTAGGCTTATACGTGCATAATTCTGATTGCACTGAATTTCATTAGGTCTCTTCTGCAACCATTTGCTGTGATAGGAGAGTGTGGCGTAATACGATTTGTAGAGTCGGCTTATATAGAAATTTTTTAGAAATCCAGCATTTTAGGGCTTATAATATGCGAGAATATACAGTAACTTTTGTATAATGTCATGGTATAAATTACTGAAACCTTTGGGTacaattatatacaaaaataatttcaagtgTTATTAAATCCATTTTCGTGGaagtaattaatatatttatggaTTTTGTTTTTTCAGGTCACTctagttatttatttatagtcAACTTACCAGTGACAATGGTTGGATATCCTACCTATACTATGTTTTACAATGCGAATAAATTAATGGAAGGAAAAATCAACAGTTTAAAGTGGCATTTACCTTTATTCTTTTAATAAAAGCATAACCAGCACCATTATCAGTGATTGTTAATCCAAGTGAAGCTTCAGATTTGGTTAGTTGAACTGATTTCTTTTGAcctgaattgaaaaaataattatttattgccTGGTGACGAAGCTATATAATAAAGCCATAGCTGTTCTCATGTAAGAGACTAGAATAAATATTTGAGAAGCAATAAAGTGATGTGGTAGATTTGACAAAACCAGACAGTTGAGACCTGATTAACGAGTGAAACACTAAATCATTAGTTCATAGTGTTGATCATATATAGAGGCGCCAGACTCTAAAAACAGGGGTGGCCAAATCCGAACAGTTTacttttctgaaattttatttttgaatagaataaaatctaaaaattgGTCATGTTCGACAGAGAAATTAACACAAGCCAAATtcatataaattaaatttaataagaTAAACAACTCCTATTCACAATGTTGACctaaaaacttttatttttggctaaataaatgatattgtaaatcattcctaaacgcagaataaaatatatatcaaatataaacAATGTGAAAGGTAGTGAAATATTTTATCGACTTGTGCAGGTATTCCTAGCTATGAATCAAGCTTCGGACAAGCATCAAGTGTAGTCGAAGAGTTGCTATGACTATGAGTCATATTGGCAACATTTTCTAGCTCAGATTGCTTCGCTATGTTACCACACCATTAGTAATGTGGTTTATATCAGTGCTTCCAAACTTATGGGTCATGATCCAAAACTGTTTTTTTAGGTCGcttcttttttaaaaataaaccttaaagttactaattttattttctagtaaattttattcattattttatatttagtattgaagtgttgctcaatagtaattgtagaTGTGGTAAGTATATCAGCGTAAAAAACTAGGGACGCATTTATTTTGCTTGAGGCCACGCCACAATTTCAAAAACTCGCTGATGGCAAACAACTTTCTCACTTTGAGGTAATTTCTAAAGAAATAAATGTTATGTTAAAATGATTGGTTTATATTAATCGTTTAATTTTGCGGCCATGAAGGTACTACCGTAAATCTCTATATGCCATTTAGTATTTGGGCATATCCTTAGGTTGCGAGATttgacaaaatttatttttataaaatttggatCACTTGAAAAAACGTTTGGGAACCACCAGTTTATACAACACTGGTATTGACTTGTAATAGACTATAGCCAACCTACCTTTAACATGAGCAAATATGAAGTCTTCCAAACCAATTTGTCCTCCTAATAACTTCGTCATGTCACATTTATGACTATTGAGGGTACAAAATAATATCTGTAAATGTGTATTATTGAAATTAGACGAATAGATAGATTTAAATAGTATGCAATTCATTAATCAGGTATAGTTACCTCTTCTTTTGGAACAGATAATGAAGTGGCAATTCTCGCATATAATTCTCGAACATTTGCGAAACCTTCGATCCTGCCGGTTGGGCTTCCATGAGCTAGCTGTAAAATGTAATATCAAATATCTATATAACTCTTCGATACTGAGGGCTTAAATTGGAACTCTGAAATACCAGCAAAGAAATtgtcaaaattaaataaattattattccaAGTATATactaacaatatttttaaataatcgAATATGTCCAACAAAGAACACATAGAAGATAGACATCGGTGTATATTCAATAAGCGTCAATTTGGAAATGAAGGAAAGTTACGATGAAAAGAAAAGGGATTggttatataatttttttgtcgTATTGTAAAACTACAATGGCTAAATAAAACAcagtgatgactgcacagggggtccgcaacgatatgaaaagagtctgatcgatctttaataattaatttcaacaaaaaagtCATTACATCTTTTTGGTTGAGCGTTGGGAAGGAATATCTCTCGCtgtcagaaaaggcaattacgtagtattttattgttttttgcaACGACCTACAAGTCGAGACTTGCCGTAGAGTCAGACAAACAGGGGACCGCTGCACAAAAAGTTTAGAAACCCTGGCTTAAAATGATAACTTCTTTAATAAATCTATcgtaaattatttctaaaacCCAACTATTTGGTAAATATCTAACAAAATTAATAACAGTATGTCAGATTACTGAataaatggtaattttattCAGACAGAAAAGCTCATACCGTCAGTATCAAATGCCTTTTTCAGCACAGGCTTCGTAATAATCACTTTCAGACCATAAGTATGGTTTGGGATTGAATAGCACAAAACCAACAATGTCAAATATTACCTGAGTATGGAATACAAGCTTTTGTTTAGGTTCTGGAGGTTGTTCGGTGTGGTTACTGTTAGTTTGTTCATAAGCATTTTCAGTCCGACCATTATtaggcaaattttttttcttctttttcccAAATAATCCAGAAAACATGTTGAATGATTATGTTTatcaaatatagaaataaacGGGATTCATACTATAATAATTAGATCTTGCAGTCTATAAAAAAAAGCAGATAATAGTAAGTGAAATGACTTTTAGTaagcaaaaaaacaatttttgaattcttaaaattttattgaaaatcacATTTTGTAAAGAAGGGATTTACATTGATTGAAATGACATTTCTACGTAAGTTTGACAAAGGATTGGTAAAAATGTTGTCCAAGATAAAAAAGCAATGAGTGCTATAATATGGGAAGATAAGCAAAACCTTTTATTTGCACCACATACATCACTGTATCCCAATTATTTACGTGTATATTTTCCTGATGTTGAGGAGAGCATGTCAAGAAGAGAAGAGTGAAATTGTTGCATCCCTTAATTAATAATTAGCGTTCTAGGCCCAACTTGGCTTTTGTCATAGCAATATCCTTCATATCATCTTGAATTCTGGAACGAACGACCTCTAATTCACCTTGAAATTTGACTTTTAACATTTCATTTGTGATTTGGCCTCTGATTAGTTGTTCTTTCCTTTCCTTACGTTTTTTGAGTTCGGACACTTCCGTCATTAATTTAGATAATCTCTCCTTCAATCGTGCTCTCTCTCCTTCATTGGTCACGACAGGAACGCCAGATGGAATTTCGATAAAATCTAAACTGTCGTCTTTATCAACGTCTTCCACGTTTACGTCATCATCGTCCTCTTTTTCACTCTCCGAACTAACTTCAGGAAAAAATTTATGAAGTTCATCATTTTCCAAAGATTGACTAGCATCATTAGAATCTGAATTTTTCGATTTATCGTCCAATTTTTCCTCTTCTGTCATTATTTCATATCTCACATTCACAGCTTCAATATCAGCTTTTAGAAGTCGTTTCACTTCTTTCTCTATATCAGGAGAGTCAATATACTTCTTTTTTGCCGTTTTACGAAAACGACGTTTCCGAACATTTTTTAGTGGTGGAGTAATTCCATGTGGCCATAGAAATTTCCGCTCTCTCAAATGATtcgattttaaattttgctgAACATTAGAATTATGTTCACTTAAATCTGTATCGGGAGTACAAACAAGCATATGGCTAAGATTATTAGTTTTATAAAAAGTCTTCATATCTACAGTTTTTTGACATTCAATGACGCAAGGTAAGTCCCAAACTTTTCCTGAATAACATTCCCCATCAAATTTCACTGCACCATGTCGTAAATCATCATGCATATTCAATGTTAGTCTGTCTTTCAAATTTCCAGCAAGCATAACTTCATTGAGTTTGGTGGCAGCATCCGGAGGTAACCTCATTAAAAAGTAATTTTCCAATTCAAATGGAGCATTGCTCGGTTTATCCATGGCTATAATATACCTAAGTGTCTGCcagaaataacaataagaaatatTATATCAACATGCATCTAGTAATATGATGTCGAGCATTGCATAATAGTGTATATATATTGCTTGgcaataaaatttcagaaaaaaatgaagaaaattaatTTAACCCTTGAACTTCTTTTTGTGTATGATGGAAAAcgaaagtttcagtaatctaagaaactttgcacaaaaattatgttttctCCAGAATATAGGTTCTGTTTTTTAGGAGGCAGccctgtatatataatatatcctCAACTTATATAAATCTACTTGATTATAATAAacagacctcctgaagtatgcgcaccaagatggcgcacaccctgaactcaggttgtgtaccaggttagggttcaggttgtgcgacatcttggtgcccatacttcaggagtacctaatGAACAATAAAACACAATATTCGTAAAACGGAAACACAATTCTATAACACTTTTAGCAACATATCATCTTCTGAATTGTAGGAAAGAATCTTCCAATAGTCAAACTTGACTGAGTACAAcacacaaaaaattgaaaactcaaAACCAAATGACTGAAGGTATTCGAGAATTTGTCATTATATTATACTTGTACAATATTTCTTAACTGTCTCGATTTTATAGTATAAAATAAAAGATGAATTCCTGcaaaatattgatattcaaaTACCAAATATTATCTCAAAAATCATGAcaggaataataaaaaattacaaatagaaCTCATCACTGAATAATAAATGAACTGtattttatataacatataataaaaagatttaaaatgcaaatttaaaaacattGCATAGTATTATCATAATTTATTACTATCGATTACCCAAAATATTTAGGCTTAATATCAATGAAAGTAAAATTCCATACATTAGGCATTCCTTCATGATAGGAAGAATTTTGTGGCCATTTATATGGCGGAATATCACTCAATCCACCAACCGTCGGCCCATTTATTGCATGAGTAGTAAAGGACTTGGCCAAAAAGTAATCGGTTGCTTTTGAATCAGTGCACCCCATATAATTTGAATCATTGCGACAACATATAGCATTGCAAGCATCACCTTctgaatatttatcaaatttatagtTGTTGTAACGgagaatttttttcatactttCCATATCAACAACAGTGCCTTGATCACGTCGAAATATTTTTGCTCTCGGAGCTAAGTCATGTGACAAATCAGGATCGTTTTTGGTAACAGCCGGATACCCACTCATATTGTAGATAGATTCATAAAAGGGTACGTTATAGGAGGCCCAGTATCCCTCCCTTAAGATATTTGTTTGGTCATGAGATTCAACAAATCCTGGTATTTGTTCCACAACATACAACGCACCATCTTCGAAACCAATTTCAGGCGTGAATTTTTTCAAGTCAACCACCATGTATTGATTATTGTAAGTGCCAGAATTGTGAAATTTGATGATTTCGCCCCAATCATACCCATTGCTAGCTAGAAGATTTGCTGCACGAACACGATGCCAAGCTAAAAGGGATTTAGGAGTTACAAGATCATACAAGCTagtattgtatatattgtttGTAGTTTGTAATATAACCATTTCACTTCCCAATATATAGAAATCATCCCATGACTGGAGAAAACCAGGATAGCTagaaaatgacatttttgaatttttatgttCCTTACCGAAAACTTGAAAATCATAGTTCTTATAAATACGAAGCATTGCGCTGTAAACAAACCAGGTGCTATGTCCCATATACATGTTTTCAAATCCTGGAGTAACTTTAATAAGAACAGAACAATGACCATGTTTCTGGTTATATTGGCGAAGTTGTTTTTTTGACATTCTTTTAAAATGATTTAGCGATGGTCTATGGAAGACGTTAAATAAATCTAACATGTCTCCTGCTCCGTTCAACAAATGCATTTGGCACATGCTCATACTATTATTGGCTGTCAGAGTATATCCAGCCAGAAGTCCCTCCAATTGACTTTGCATGTACCCAACGGCTTCCCATCTAATATCACCTTTCCCAGAAATCACATTCTCCTTTAACCATTTTTCTTGCTTGGCAAAAAAATCACAAGAACGATTGTATATATCAGCAGGTCTGTTATCAAACAAAAAACCTTTCAAATTCTCATAATTTTGATATATACGCTTTGATGTAAGAGCTCCTTCTAACATTCCAGCGGCATACATAATTTGATCAGGAGAGTATTTCATGTTATGCGTCGTTGCAGTGATGTCGAGGATGCCCCATCCTTTTTCTGCAATCTCATCATTATATTGTCCATAAGCCAATGCTTCTTTCACAATTTCTCTCTTGTATATAAACACTCCATCAGAAAGAACAATACTTCCCTCCTCAGCCAAGCATATAGATTTTAGACTTGttgatattattataaaaaaaattattttgaagacTTGCATTCTGAAAGATCATGTCCTGTGAACAAGTAAACacaaattactgaattatatgaaatgtaatGATAAGTTGTTTTAACgaaacaatgataaatatatgtTAATGAACCTAAAAATCTGTATGTATTTATATACCGATAATAATGTTTTTAAACAATTCCCAAGACACTATATTCTGATATTAGGctattatatttttctttttcaatggCTCCACAAAGTGGATTATTATTTTCTAACATCTTCAAAGGTGAATGAAAGCCCGAATATTAACTCAAATTGTCATGTCTGCATGTGCCAAAAAATGATCGAAGAAAGTCCGAGAGGCGAAACATTTGGAACGAATCGGCCGTACAGTTTTAGAGTAAAAAAATGTTTCCTATGTTCAGTTACTACAATTAAATACATTTCAAATAATGGcagaaagaaaatttttaaagttttaattgaaaaattcagATAAGAGTTTCATGGgtagaaaaaaaacaaaattccaCCAAATCAGCCAATATtaaaactattgaaaaacttttaaaatcaAATGCAAAACCTAACAGCAGGAGCATTATACCATGATTGTAGCAGGTTACAAGCACATGGTATGCCACTTCTGCAATATTCTGATATTCCATACCTGACTGAACCAAAACAATATTGTTGTTTAAGCTAGTAtcaatacggtaccggtactgtaacaACTACAGAACTAGGAAACTCCTATTCCTCTCCACCAGTGTTCAAGTTTATAGAAACGTTAACTACTTCTTTAACGTACTACTTCGGTACTTCTTTTATTAATACCTTCCCACCTAAAATATGTAaaaccttacttgaggtttcgtttgctttcccgattctatattcagtttcatttattttgttttcatcaattatcttatcgtctattgctgattatggagttgaaataaacttatatctAATAACTATTGGATTTTCAGTGGATCTTGCACCATATAAACTTACACAGTTATGTGGAGTATACTCTCATACCATTTACAAACTGTCTAGtagaatctttttttttttttttttgtgccaaataaattccaatgccaaacggaattttcgtattaatattttggtatcaaatcattttattataaatatataaatagatatttttttttgtttccatgtttttgtttatcattttttaatttaatcccaTTCCCCCCAATACATATGAAtagtaaaaatcaaaataaagacaaaattCATACCATTACCATGATgtcattaatttaatataatccAATATATGTCCAAAAAAGTTGAGTTAATCCACATGTAATCCACTCAGCAGttagttgaatataattttaatttacaggtaatcagtttttattttaattttttagcatgaaaaatacaagaatacaaaaattagacagagaatatggaAAAATCCACGCTTTCATATTGGGTTTTTCCCATTCGCCATCTATGTTTCATAGTCGATACATCTTCCTCTTATGAAAATGATGTACAGATAACatactttcaataattttcagaGTATGGTGTTGCATATAAACTTACATCATGATTGACCTATGTAAAAGATCATCCATGTGCTCATATAACAATAATTCATTTCTTTCGCTTGCttttagtaaatttaaaatCCCTACCAGTTTACACTTGAAAATTGAACGCATACTACTTTTCATTTTATCTctttcatcatattttactgaatttcgatattgccaaattgttgattttccgcataatattgtgattaattttgatttgcattcCGAATCGTTTGCTATAATAGTATTTTGATTAATATCTATGCAACACCATTGCCAAAAATCACTAGACCAGtcacattctaaaaataaatgacacaCAGTTTCTTCAACATTATTTTCACATAAGACACACATTCCTGGTTCATCAATGAaccattgttttattttgtctcCAGTGGGCAACCCATTATGAATTAACTTCCAACATAACTCTTTATACTTGTttccaatatttattttccatattttattccaattaattGCCTTAGTTAggtgaaatttattaaatatgtaTTCCTCAtggtttttcaaaaatgtatcaTTTTTCTTACTTTGTAAAATCCTATAAATTTGATTAGTGGTCAAGTCTTTCGACCCATTGTACCTATCAATTAATATTCTTGTTTGACCAAATTCCCTATTCCTTGATAAAATCTCTCTCCATTCTATTGGAAGTGCTTCCCATATTTGCCGTAATTCATTTTCGCACTTATTTATCAAGCAGTTTCTTCTTAAAGTACTTATTGCAGAGTTTTCTAGCTGGGGGTACACTCTGTTggaaatatcatatattgttttgccaAAGTAGAATCTGTCGCATGCCATGTTATTGATATGGGCCGCTACCTTTTTTTGTGCCAAATAAATTCTAATGCCAAACGGAATTTTCGTATTGAGATTTTAGAATCGAATTagtattatattttgaataaaaaaattttcttctctgttttatttttttaaattatggtGAATCCCATTCTCcctaatatatatgaataatatattaaaaatccAAACAAATACATACCATACACCAACGACTCCATACACATAACCATGATGTCAtcaatttcagaatttaataCATTCCAATATATGTCCACAGGAGTTCGGCCGCAACCGTACCATGGAAATCGATACGGGTATCACATTATCGCGCTGGGCAATCAGCAATAAGATGTTTGGCGCACAGTCACTCAACAGTTGAAAGTTAATCAGAAGAGGGGTTAGTATAACTTTATAATACTgattgtttatttaatattgatACGGCGAACCATGGCCCCCCGTCCAGGATTAGTTcccataaaataaataaaaactgactatcgggagagcaaacaaaaccttaagtAAGGTTCAAAACGTACAGAATACAAGATGGAAGGTACCTGTTCACTTACCCAAAAttagaggcgcagttcttaccacttcatggcagctcctgccacgaacgaaccgcggcagctcttgccatggttttatagcgctattcagtaatcagtattaacggtatattcacaaattaatgtaccagattttaattgatcatgtggaattatatctacttaaaccctaaccctaaccccaaatcaatcaaaactgtatccataagaaaaacgttccaacttacccaatatttgtcaccataatagacagccctgtctttacggcccacctgccgcggttacggcagcaaaattttacctgtcattggttttcaattttctgccgcggtaacggcagctcgacattggtttgtggcagctaaacaGTCAGTTGCTAtgagtttggccgtagcggccattgTATGGAAaaaccgccatggttttgcggcagctgcagatgccacagaatacttaaaactgcacctGCAAAATTAtgacgcggcggtgtggctcaacgggctaagcgttagggtAGGGataatcctatcctatcctattaagTTAATTCACACACATTCAACCACAGAGATATTGTAAGAAAAGAATAAcgcaataaatttgaaacatttatttgccacaccatattaatatcTGTTGCCAAATTGAGTATCGATTTGGTAAATAAGAGTGAACAATACAGAAAAATaactattaaaaatatattgccaagctgaGTATAAATATAATTGGAGGTAAATTGCCCAACCAAAAGGTGCCACCAGAGTTCGGTGTATGAAGAGGCGGCGAGAGAGGGACGTGCCAAACTCTCCTGCTGCCCGTAGCGAGTTTCGGATAATGCTGCCCCATATATATAGctaactttaaaaataattcgtGGAATGATCaatttata encodes:
- the LOC120338523 gene encoding PDZ domain-containing protein GIPC2-like; amino-acid sequence: MFSGLFGKKKKKNLPNNGRTENAYEQTNSNHTEQPPEPKQKLVFHTQLAHGSPTGRIEGFANVRELYARIATSLSVPKEEILFCTLNSHKCDMTKLLGGQIGLEDFIFAHVKGQKKSVQLTKSEASLGLTITDNGAGYAFIKRIKEETIADSCRTLCVGDHIEAIDDKSLIGCRHFEVAKALKDIPLGATLTMTLVEPRKAFDMIAQRKAPQSTANSNNVGTGKATLRLRSKGPATVQAIPTESEDKAVGKIDDCLESFMGIRDTELASTIYEAGKTCSNPDQFVASLESQLGEFGFPENFIFDVWGVLSDAKRGTF
- the LOC120338522 gene encoding transcription initiation factor TFIID subunit 7-like, giving the protein MDKPSNAPFELENYFLMRLPPDAATKLNEVMLAGNLKDRLTLNMHDDLRHGAVKFDGECYSGKVWDLPCVIECQKTVDMKTFYKTNNLSHMLVCTPDTDLSEHNSNVQQNLKSNHLRERKFLWPHGITPPLKNVRKRRFRKTAKKKYIDSPDIEKEVKRLLKADIEAVNVRYEIMTEEEKLDDKSKNSDSNDASQSLENDELHKFFPEVSSESEKEDDDDVNVEDVDKDDSLDFIEIPSGVPVVTNEGERARLKERLSKLMTEVSELKKRKERKEQLIRGQITNEMLKVKFQGELEVVRSRIQDDMKDIAMTKAKLGLER